The following coding sequences are from one Streptomyces sp. NBC_01485 window:
- the efeB gene encoding iron uptake transporter deferrochelatase/peroxidase subunit has product MSETQSSSSPSRRSLIGWGGAGLALGAAAAGGAVAMTRAGDDVAPAAADTGGGVDFHGTYQAGIATPVQDRLHFAAFDVQTGDRAEFVQLLKDWTEAARRMTAGKTVGEGAYGGLAEAPPDDTGEALGLKPSRLTLTIGFGPSLFAKFGLKDQRPDALVDLPQFAGDALDAARSNGDLCVQACADDPQVAVHAIRNLARIGMGKVVIRWSQLGFGKTSSTTPEAQTPRNLMGFKDGTRNIAGTETDRLKKFVWVGEKDGPGWMTGGSYLVARRIRMHIETWDRTSLQEQEDIFGRDKGEGAPVGKAKEHDAPFLKAMLPDAHVRLAHPDSNQGATILRRGYSFTDGTDGLGRLEAGLFFLAYMRDVSDGFIRIQRHLATDALNEYIQHVGSAVFAVPPGVRDKDDWWGRTLFSKEA; this is encoded by the coding sequence ATGTCCGAGACCCAGAGCAGCAGCAGCCCGTCCCGTCGGTCGCTGATCGGCTGGGGCGGTGCCGGGCTCGCGCTCGGCGCCGCCGCGGCCGGCGGCGCGGTCGCGATGACCCGGGCCGGCGACGACGTCGCCCCCGCGGCCGCCGACACGGGCGGCGGCGTCGACTTCCACGGCACGTACCAGGCGGGCATCGCCACGCCCGTGCAGGACCGGCTGCACTTCGCCGCGTTCGACGTGCAGACGGGCGACCGCGCCGAGTTCGTCCAGTTGCTGAAGGACTGGACCGAGGCGGCGCGCCGGATGACGGCCGGCAAGACGGTCGGGGAGGGCGCGTACGGCGGTCTCGCCGAGGCGCCGCCGGACGACACCGGCGAGGCGCTGGGGCTCAAGCCGTCCCGGCTGACCCTCACGATCGGGTTCGGGCCGTCCCTGTTCGCCAAGTTCGGGCTCAAGGACCAGCGGCCGGACGCCCTCGTCGACCTGCCGCAGTTCGCCGGGGACGCGCTCGACGCGGCCCGCAGCAACGGCGACCTGTGCGTCCAGGCCTGTGCGGACGACCCGCAGGTCGCCGTGCACGCGATCCGCAACCTGGCCCGGATCGGCATGGGCAAGGTCGTCATCCGCTGGTCGCAGCTCGGCTTCGGCAAGACCTCGTCCACGACGCCCGAGGCGCAGACCCCGCGCAACCTGATGGGCTTCAAGGACGGCACCCGCAACATCGCGGGCACCGAGACGGACCGGCTGAAGAAGTTCGTGTGGGTCGGCGAGAAGGACGGTCCCGGCTGGATGACGGGCGGCTCCTATCTCGTCGCCCGGCGGATCCGGATGCACATCGAGACCTGGGACCGCACCTCGCTCCAGGAGCAGGAGGACATCTTCGGCCGCGACAAGGGCGAGGGCGCGCCGGTCGGCAAGGCCAAGGAGCACGACGCGCCGTTCCTGAAGGCGATGCTGCCCGACGCGCACGTACGGCTCGCGCATCCGGACTCCAACCAGGGCGCGACGATCCTGCGCCGCGGCTACTCCTTCACCGACGGCACCGACGGCCTGGGGCGTCTGGAGGCCGGGCTGTTCTTCCTCGCCTACATGCGGGACGTGAGCGACGGCTTCATCCGCATCCAGCGCCACCTGGCGACCGACGCGCTCAACGAGTACATCCAGCACGTGGGTTCGGCGGTCTTCGCCGTCCCGCCGGGCGTCCGCGACAAGGACGACTGGTGGGGCCGGACGCTGTTCTCCAAGGAGGCGTGA
- the efeU gene encoding iron uptake transporter permease EfeU has product MFSNYLIGLREGLEASLVVCILIAYLVKTDRRDALKPVWTGIAIAVLIAMGFGCVLEFGSQELTFEAQEALGGSLSIVAVCLVTWMVFWMRRTARHLKSELHGKLDAALAMGTGALVATAFLAVGREGLETALFVWASVHAAGDGTPRPLIGVALGLATAVLLGWLFYRGALRINLARFFTWTGGMLVVVAAGVLAYGVHDLQEADWIPGLTNKAFDISGAIPPDSWYGTLLKGVFNFQPDPTVLQVTVWLLYLVPTLALFLAPVGFASGKGRVKSPDDQGTQPDDRGSQDSKAPQA; this is encoded by the coding sequence GTGTTCTCGAACTACCTGATCGGACTGCGCGAGGGCCTGGAAGCCAGCCTCGTCGTCTGCATCCTCATCGCCTACCTGGTGAAGACCGACCGCCGGGACGCGCTGAAGCCCGTGTGGACCGGCATCGCCATCGCGGTGCTCATCGCGATGGGCTTCGGCTGCGTCCTCGAATTCGGCTCGCAGGAGCTGACGTTCGAGGCGCAGGAGGCGCTCGGCGGGTCGCTGTCGATCGTCGCCGTCTGCCTGGTGACGTGGATGGTGTTCTGGATGCGGCGCACCGCCCGGCATCTGAAGTCGGAGCTGCACGGCAAGCTGGACGCGGCCCTGGCGATGGGCACCGGCGCGCTGGTCGCCACCGCGTTCCTCGCGGTCGGCCGGGAGGGCCTGGAGACGGCCCTGTTCGTGTGGGCGTCCGTCCACGCGGCCGGCGACGGCACCCCGCGCCCGCTGATCGGCGTCGCGCTGGGCCTGGCGACGGCCGTCCTGCTGGGCTGGCTGTTCTATCGCGGGGCCCTGCGGATCAACCTGGCGAGGTTCTTCACCTGGACGGGCGGCATGCTCGTCGTCGTGGCCGCGGGCGTGCTGGCGTACGGCGTCCACGACCTCCAGGAGGCCGACTGGATCCCCGGTCTGACGAACAAGGCGTTCGACATCAGCGGCGCGATCCCGCCGGACAGTTGGTACGGCACGCTGCTGAAGGGCGTGTTCAACTTCCAGCCCGATCCGACGGTCCTCCAGGTCACGGTGTGGCTGCTGTACCTGGTCCCGACGCTCGCGCTGTTCCTCGCCCCGGTAGGGTTCGCCTCCGGGAAGGGGAGGGTGAAGTCACCTGATGACCAGGGAACGCAGCCTGACGACCGGGGTTCGCAGGACTCGAAGGCTCCGCAGGCGTGA
- a CDS encoding bifunctional DNA primase/polymerase codes for MSAEFDGRTGLWGRISRLLRGSGPAEAVDDGDREALLLAAAGAGLPLAPAAYPAPGYGCSCDRVGCPTPARHPVSFAWQSQSTTDRAQVERWARHQPQANFITATGLTHDVLDVPVDAGQQALERLLGAGVEVGPVAVSDDGRMLFFTLTRGTPEDEDEWWPCELDCRPETMDEHPGLRWHCRGSYVLVPPARLPGPDNHTVHWLRGPEHPLPDPLTLLEPLTDACAHHVDRDQNHTAGAWPLRG; via the coding sequence ATGAGCGCGGAGTTCGACGGCCGGACCGGTCTGTGGGGCAGAATCTCTCGGCTGCTGCGCGGCAGCGGCCCGGCCGAGGCCGTCGACGACGGCGACCGCGAGGCCCTGCTGCTCGCCGCCGCCGGAGCGGGACTCCCCCTCGCGCCCGCCGCCTACCCGGCCCCCGGCTACGGCTGCTCCTGCGACCGGGTCGGCTGCCCGACCCCCGCCCGGCACCCGGTGTCCTTCGCCTGGCAGTCGCAGTCCACCACCGACCGCGCCCAGGTCGAGCGCTGGGCCCGGCACCAGCCGCAGGCCAACTTCATCACCGCCACCGGCCTGACGCACGACGTCCTCGACGTGCCCGTGGATGCCGGACAGCAGGCCCTGGAGCGGCTGCTCGGCGCCGGCGTCGAGGTCGGCCCGGTCGCCGTGAGCGACGACGGCCGCATGCTCTTCTTCACCCTCACCCGCGGCACCCCCGAGGACGAGGACGAGTGGTGGCCGTGCGAGCTGGACTGCCGCCCCGAGACCATGGACGAACACCCCGGCCTGCGCTGGCACTGCCGAGGCTCCTACGTCCTGGTGCCCCCCGCCCGCCTCCCCGGCCCCGACAACCACACGGTCCACTGGCTACGAGGCCCCGAACACCCCCTCCCCGACCCCCTGACCCTCCTGGAACCCCTCACAGACGCCTGCGCCCACCACGTAGACCGAGACCAGAACCACACAGCAGGAGCCTGGCCCCTACGCGGCTGA
- a CDS encoding TetR/AcrR family transcriptional regulator, with protein sequence MVTQSGKPAPDTTRRSERSRRAIYDAALALVAEVGYPRTTIEGIAARAGVGKQTIYRWWGSKADVLLEAFLDLSEEAARDAGASEREPYAIPDTGDLATDIKAVLRATVDQLTDPRFEAPSRALAAEGVVDEQVGREFTAKLMEPSIRLYVDRLRAAQEAGQVRADLDPRIALEFFISPLAQRWLQYTGPITYEYTDTLVDYALHGLAPR encoded by the coding sequence ATGGTCACCCAGTCCGGAAAACCGGCCCCCGACACCACCCGCCGCAGCGAGCGGTCCCGGCGCGCCATCTACGACGCGGCCCTCGCCCTCGTCGCGGAGGTCGGCTACCCGAGGACGACGATCGAGGGCATCGCCGCCCGCGCGGGCGTCGGCAAGCAGACCATCTACCGGTGGTGGGGGTCGAAGGCCGACGTCCTGCTGGAGGCGTTCCTCGACCTCAGCGAAGAGGCGGCGCGGGACGCGGGAGCCTCGGAGCGGGAGCCGTACGCCATCCCCGACACCGGCGACCTCGCCACCGACATCAAGGCCGTACTGCGGGCCACCGTCGACCAGTTGACGGACCCCAGGTTCGAGGCGCCCTCCCGGGCCCTGGCCGCCGAGGGCGTGGTCGACGAACAGGTCGGCCGCGAGTTCACCGCCAAGCTCATGGAACCGAGCATCCGGCTCTACGTCGACCGGCTGCGCGCCGCCCAGGAGGCCGGCCAGGTCCGCGCCGACCTCGACCCGCGCATCGCCCTCGAGTTCTTCATCTCCCCGCTCGCCCAGCGCTGGCTCCAGTACACGGGCCCGATCACGTACGAGTACACCGACACCCTCGTCGACTACGCCCTCCACGGCCTCGCACCACGGTGA
- a CDS encoding Gfo/Idh/MocA family protein — translation MTTDTVRWGILATGGIAAAFTADLIDLPDAEVVAVASRTEASAKAFAERFGIPRAYGDWGLLAADEDIDVVYVATPHAAHRAAAGLCLEAGRNVLCEKAFTLNVREAEELVALAKEHDRFLMEAMWMYCNPVIRRLKALVDDGAIGEVRTVQADFGLEGPFPPAHRLRDPAQGGGALLDLGVYPVSFAHLLLGEPSGIAAQAVLSAEGVDLQTALALSWDSGALAALHCSVVGGTGTTASVTGSRGRIDIPSGFFYPDRLVLHRAGRDPEEFAADPADGPRHTFRHEAREVMRALRAGETESPLAPLDGSLAVMRTLDAVRERIGVRYPGADE, via the coding sequence ATGACGACGGACACGGTGCGATGGGGAATCCTGGCGACCGGCGGGATCGCGGCCGCTTTCACGGCCGACCTGATCGACCTGCCCGACGCGGAGGTCGTCGCGGTCGCCTCGCGCACCGAGGCCTCCGCGAAGGCGTTCGCCGAACGGTTCGGCATCCCCCGCGCCTACGGCGACTGGGGCCTGCTCGCGGCCGACGAGGACATCGACGTCGTCTACGTCGCCACCCCGCACGCCGCCCACCGCGCCGCCGCCGGCCTCTGCCTGGAGGCCGGGCGCAACGTGCTCTGCGAGAAGGCGTTCACGCTGAACGTGCGCGAGGCCGAGGAACTGGTCGCGCTGGCCAAGGAGCACGACCGCTTCCTCATGGAAGCCATGTGGATGTACTGCAACCCGGTCATCCGCCGCCTCAAGGCCCTCGTCGACGACGGCGCGATCGGCGAAGTCCGCACCGTGCAGGCCGACTTCGGCCTCGAGGGCCCCTTCCCGCCCGCTCACCGGCTGCGCGACCCCGCCCAGGGCGGCGGCGCCCTCCTCGACCTCGGCGTCTACCCCGTCTCCTTCGCCCACCTCCTGCTCGGCGAGCCGTCCGGCATCGCCGCCCAGGCCGTCCTGTCCGCCGAGGGCGTCGACCTCCAGACCGCCCTGGCGCTGTCCTGGGACTCCGGCGCGCTCGCCGCCCTGCACTGCTCGGTCGTCGGCGGCACGGGCACCACCGCCTCCGTCACCGGTTCCCGCGGCCGGATCGACATCCCGTCCGGCTTCTTCTATCCCGACCGTCTCGTCCTGCACCGCGCCGGCCGCGACCCCGAGGAGTTCGCCGCCGACCCGGCCGACGGACCCCGCCACACGTTCCGGCACGAGGCCCGCGAGGTCATGCGCGCCCTGCGGGCCGGCGAGACCGAGTCCCCGCTCGCCCCGCTCGACGGCAGCCTCGCCGTCATGCGAACCCTGGACGCGGTCCGCGAGCGGATCGGGGTGCGCTACCCGGGAGCGGACGAGTAA